Genomic segment of Blastopirellula marina:
TCAACTATTCAAACATGTTGATCGCCGGCTCGGCTCCCCTGGTGAAGGAGAAGATCGATTGCCCGATCGTCGTGACCCTGCAAGGGGACGATGTCTTTATGGATGAACTGCCAGAGCCGTATCGCAGCAAGTGTTTTCAGCAGATCAGCAAGTTGGTTCCCAGTATCGACAAGTTCGTCGTTTTCAGCCGCTACTACGCGGACTACATGGCAGACTACTTTGGAATTCCCGAAGAGAAGTTTCATCTTGTTCCGCTGGGGATCGATCTCTCCGATTTACCGGATGCTCCTACTTCCGCGACCGAGGACCTGGCGACCGACCGGCATCCGACGATTGGCTATCTTGCACGCATGGCACCCGAAAAAGGACTGCACCTGTTGATCGATGCTTTCCTCCACTTGCGGGCGACGCCAGGGATGGAGAACGCCCGGCTAAAGGTCGCTGGTTGGGCTGGGCCGCAGCAGCAACCTTATTTGGACGAACAGTTTGAAAAATTGAAAGCTGCTGGACACTTCGAAGGATGCGAGTACCTAGGGACCGTCGACCGGAATCAGAAATTAGAGTTCCTGAAGTCGATCGATGTCCTTTCCGTGCCAACCACTTACCGTGAGCCGAAAGGGTTGTTCGTGCTTGAAGCAATGGCCGCCGGCGTCCCCGTGGTACAGCCGAGTCATGGTGCGTTTCCGGAACTGATCGAAGCGACCCAAGGTGGGCACCTGGTGCCGCCCCACGACCCGATCTCGCTGGCCGAAAAACTGGCCGAAGTGCTCAGCGATCGCGAGGGAGCCAAGCAGTTGGGAGTCTCCGCTTCGGAAACGGTGCGGACCCATTTCAACGCGCAAGTTGCTGCGGCCAAGACGGCCGAGCTTTATCAGCAACTTGTTTCCCAGGGAGTGCGTTAACCCGCTTTCAGCGAAACGCTTGAGTGCGTGACCGGCGGAAGTTCAATCGGTTGCGGTTTAGGAGGCGGCATCAGCCCGTTTTCGATGAAGATCGGGCCGGTCTTGGATGCTTCCAGGAGGGCGTTGTTGCGGTCGAAGTCTTCCTGGTTGAAGACCTTTTCGTGTTCCATGTGGAACAAAATAGCGGAGTAGAGTGCGTTGCGGCGTTTAATCCCAGAACGCATCAGCCGCGTGGCGAATTCGCTGTCTTCTCGCCAGTAGCCGACGAAATGTTCGTTCCAGCCGTTGATCGCGATCACATCGCGTCGGAAGGTGCCAATATTGCAGCTGCGAATGCCATGAATCCCATAGCTGGGAATCGTGAATCCAGGGATGCGGATCATCAGGTCCAAGCGAGTCAGTCCACCACGCAGCCAGAATTGAAGCTGCTGCCACGGGGTTTCTGCCCCGGTGAATTTTTCGAAGGCGGAGAAGCGCAGAAAATTTCGTCGACCTTGGATGAAATAGCCAGGACGAGCCATCTGTAAATGGTCAGCCAAGAACATCGGACCAGGGATGCAGTCGCCGTCGGTGTAGATGAGATAGTCGCCGCTGCACTCGCGTGTCGCGCGGTTACGTGCTTTCGCGATCTGTGGCACACCACCAAACGGGCTCCAAGCGTGAATGATCGGGAACGAGGCTTCTTTCTGGTATTTACGGATGATTTCAGGGGTTTCGTCGGTTGAGCCATCGTCCGCAATGACCACTTCGTCCGGTTGGACCTGCTGGTGCAGATAGCCGTACAGCACCTTTTCCAGGTAGTACGAGCGATTGTGCGTGGTGATGATGACCGACGTTTTCATTGGGGCGCCTCAGGGGGTCTGGCGATGCGTCCTTTAACGCTCGAGAACGATCCAGCCGTGAATACGCCTAGTGCGCAGGGGATGCGTTCACGCGAATAGCGAGGCGAGACGTTACCACGGTCAACGTCTCAGCAGCAAGATCAGTTCGTCGAGTGAAGGGTAGTCGACATGCTGCTAGCAAGAAGATGGCCGTACAGATCGGTACGGCCATCGTGAATCATTATCCACGTGCTTCAAAACAAGCGATGGTTGTTCGGCTGCTGATTAGCCGGCTTTCGGGGAAACGGTCGCCATGATGCGACGTCCCATCTGCTTCGGCGGAGATTCTGGCTTGCCGACTTCGGACAGCAATTCGATGACTTGCGCCATCACGCGATGTCCCTCTTCGACGTGCGCCATTTCGCGCCCTTTGAATTGAATGGAGATCTGAACCTTGTCTTTGTGCTTCAGAAATCCAATCGCTTGTTTGACCTTGAATTCGATATCGTGGTCACCGGTCTTGGGTCGCAGACGAATTTCCTTCGTCTTGGTGTGGTGCGACTGGTTTTTGTGTTGCTTCTTGCTTTGCTGATATTTGTACTTGCCGTAATCCATGATTCGGCACACCGGCGGTTTAGCCGCTGGGGCAACCACCACGAGATCCAATCCGGATTCTCGGGCAATCGACATGGCTTCGTCGGTAGGCAGAACGCCTAATTGTTCTCCGTCGGCAGCAATTACTCGAATCGGGGATACACGGATTTTCTCGTTGATTCGAGTTTGGTCGCGATTCTGGTCGCGATCGCGATCGCGAGACATATTACGCAGGGCGATGGCTTGTGATCCTTACTTGTCTTGGGAAACGGGTAAATGTTTAGGTGAGATGTGGACAACCCGTAAAATCGTACCACATTGCCGTCATTTTATCGTCAAGTTTCGTCCGCGTTAACGCGTGAAAATCAGATTCACCAAATTTTGCCACCTTTCCGGGTGGTAATGGCTCGGAATCTTCCCTCGCAGCCACCCCGCTTGCGCGGATCGATGAATGCGAATGGATCACGGACGAGCCACGCCCTCGTTATGAGGGGGTGGCTAAGTTTCTTTTGGGGCGAATCAGTAGTCTTCGCTTGAACTGGCTGCGGAAGTGCCGAGGCCAGCTGACCCGCGGAAGACCTGCCGGACTACGCGATTTTCGACTTCTTCCTTCAGCTTATCGATTGCCTGCTGGATTTTCATCGAGCCGAGATCGCCTTCGATGCGGTCTCGGACGGCAACCGCTTCTTCTTCCATTTCTCGTCCCCCAATAATGAACATATAGGGGATCAATTCCAGTTGGGCTGCCCGAATCTTGGCACCGATCTTCTCTGGTCGATAGTCACCACTGACGCGGAAGCCAGCTAATTGTAGCTCTTTTTCGACCTTCCGGGCGTAATCCTCGAATTTCTGGCTGACGACCAAAATGCGAACTTGCTCAGGGGCCAACCACAAGGGGAAGGCGCCGGCAAAGTGCTCGATGAGCACACCCATAAAGCGTTCCAGCGAACCGAACGGAGCGCGGTGAATCATCACCGGCCGATGAGGTTGGTTGTCTGGGCCAATGTACTCGAGGTCAAAACGTTCGGCACTGGGCAGATTATAATCGAGCTGAACGGTACCGAGCTGCCATTCGCGACCCAGGCAATCGTTTACCACAAAGTCGGCTTTCGGTCCGTAAAACGCCGCTTCACCCGCTTCCGCAGTCGCGGTGATGCCCATGTTCTTACAGACTTTCACCAAGGCGGCTTCGGCCTGGTCCCAGACCTTTTCCTTGCCGACGTACTTGCCGCTATCAGGATCTCGGAAACCGAGGCGAACACGGTAATCGGATAGGCCCAAGCTGCTCAGCACGTACTGAGTCATCTGGATGCACTTCCGGAACTCGTCTTCGACTTGATCGTCGGTGCAAAAAATGTGAGCGTCGTCCTGGGTAAAACCACGCACGCGGGTCATCCCGTTGAGCTCGCCTGACTGCTCGTAGCGATAAACGGTGCCGAATTCCGACAAGCGATATGGCAGCTCACGATAACTTCGTGGCCGCGACTTATAAATCATGATGTGATGTGGACAGTTCATCGGCTTGAGGAGGTATTCTTCGTCCTCGGCCTGATGAATCGGAGCGAATTGGCTGTCCTTGTAATACGGATAGTGCCCCGAGATCTTGTAAAGATCGACCTTGCCAATATTGGGAGTGACGACCGGCAGGTACTCGAACTTCTTAAGCTGTTCCGAAACGAACTCGGTCAGCAAGTTGCGAATGATGGTTCCCTTAGGCGACCACAGAATCAGCCCTTGACCGACCAGCGGATTGATCGAGAACAGGTCCAACTGCTTGCCGAGCACGCGGTGATCACGGCGTTTAGCTTC
This window contains:
- a CDS encoding glycosyltransferase; its protein translation is MKTSVIITTHNRSYYLEKVLYGYLHQQVQPDEVVIADDGSTDETPEIIRKYQKEASFPIIHAWSPFGGVPQIAKARNRATRECSGDYLIYTDGDCIPGPMFLADHLQMARPGYFIQGRRNFLRFSAFEKFTGAETPWQQLQFWLRGGLTRLDLMIRIPGFTIPSYGIHGIRSCNIGTFRRDVIAINGWNEHFVGYWREDSEFATRLMRSGIKRRNALYSAILFHMEHEKVFNQEDFDRNNALLEASKTGPIFIENGLMPPPKPQPIELPPVTHSSVSLKAG
- the thrS gene encoding threonine--tRNA ligase, which codes for MLEVILPDGSKKEFDHAVTPMEIAADIGPGLAKATLAGEIDGKVVGFDTKLPEEGTVNLRLLTKKDEEALGVMRHSCAHIMARAVMRLFDGVQLAFGPTIEGGFYYDFDLEHKLSEEDFPAIEAEMKKIIKQDEPFERIERNRDESLKVVKDLGQQYKIEHIETGLKDHASMSFYQQGEFVDLCRGPHVPRPKSIGAFKILSVAGAYWKGDSNNRQLQRLYATAFFNKEDLEAHLAKIEEAKRRDHRVLGKQLDLFSINPLVGQGLILWSPKGTIIRNLLTEFVSEQLKKFEYLPVVTPNIGKVDLYKISGHYPYYKDSQFAPIHQAEDEEYLLKPMNCPHHIMIYKSRPRSYRELPYRLSEFGTVYRYEQSGELNGMTRVRGFTQDDAHIFCTDDQVEDEFRKCIQMTQYVLSSLGLSDYRVRLGFRDPDSGKYVGKEKVWDQAEAALVKVCKNMGITATAEAGEAAFYGPKADFVVNDCLGREWQLGTVQLDYNLPSAERFDLEYIGPDNQPHRPVMIHRAPFGSLERFMGVLIEHFAGAFPLWLAPEQVRILVVSQKFEDYARKVEKELQLAGFRVSGDYRPEKIGAKIRAAQLELIPYMFIIGGREMEEEAVAVRDRIEGDLGSMKIQQAIDKLKEEVENRVVRQVFRGSAGLGTSAASSSEDY
- the infC gene encoding translation initiation factor IF-3 — encoded protein: MSRDRDRDQNRDQTRINEKIRVSPIRVIAADGEQLGVLPTDEAMSIARESGLDLVVVAPAAKPPVCRIMDYGKYKYQQSKKQHKNQSHHTKTKEIRLRPKTGDHDIEFKVKQAIGFLKHKDKVQISIQFKGREMAHVEEGHRVMAQVIELLSEVGKPESPPKQMGRRIMATVSPKAG
- a CDS encoding glycosyltransferase family 4 protein, whose protein sequence is MHQSSPNSIDPITVAYITAGGAGMFCGSCMRDNTVARAMHHQGHDVHLIPMYTPIRVDEENVSEQTLFYGGINVYMEQNVPGYRFLPNFLTRWLDQAWIIRWATSRGIETNAKQLGALTLSVLQGTAGKQRKEAIRLVDWVAGSIKPQVVNYSNMLIAGSAPLVKEKIDCPIVVTLQGDDVFMDELPEPYRSKCFQQISKLVPSIDKFVVFSRYYADYMADYFGIPEEKFHLVPLGIDLSDLPDAPTSATEDLATDRHPTIGYLARMAPEKGLHLLIDAFLHLRATPGMENARLKVAGWAGPQQQPYLDEQFEKLKAAGHFEGCEYLGTVDRNQKLEFLKSIDVLSVPTTYREPKGLFVLEAMAAGVPVVQPSHGAFPELIEATQGGHLVPPHDPISLAEKLAEVLSDREGAKQLGVSASETVRTHFNAQVAAAKTAELYQQLVSQGVR